CGCGGAGCCGAACACCGTGACGCAGGGGCCCACGAAGTGCAGCGTGCGAAAGCCGCGAACGAACTCCCAGGCGATGCGCAGTACGCGCAGAAGTTCGGCGAGGCGGCTCTGCGGGCCGGCGAGAAAGCGGACCTCTTCGGGGTAGGCCTTTCCGGGGGGTGGGTTGCCGGGGGCCTCGGGGGGCTGCTGCTCGACTTCGACTTCGGCCATGAGCGTTCCTTCACGGTGAAAAAGTCGCCGGGTAGTTGGCACAGATTCTAGACGAGCCGCGCTGGCTGTTGGAGTGCAAAGACGATGGGCGTCGGTCGGGCGGGCGAGGTCAATCGCGCCGTGTGCGCGGATCGCCCTGCGACCTCGCTGTTAGCATCGCGTCAAGATCCTTCGGCGACGCGTTGGTTCAGGGTCGCGGCGCCGGAGCGACGTCGCGTTGTTCAGCCTCCGGGACTTCGGTGACCTTCGTTGGCGCCATCGTCGGTGCGGCGGCGCGGTCGTTGATCAGCAGTGCGACGAAAACGCCAACGAGCGAGAGCAGGCCGATGAGCAGGAATACGTCGTGGAATGCCGAGATCGCTGGGGCCGGAGTCGCAGGCCCAAGTACGGCACCGTGATCGGAGAGCCGGCTCGTAAGCGCCGTCGCTCCGATCGCGACGCCAAAGCTCGATGCTACCTGGCTCGCCGCGTTGTACAGCGCCGTCGCGCGGCCGGTGTCGGACGCAGAGACGGTGGCATAGGTGGCGGCTTGCAACGGCACGAGCACGAACCCGAAGCCAAGTCCGCGCACGAGCATCAGCGCCCGGATCGTCCACAGATTGGTGTCTAGCTCCACATACATCAGCGCCAGCGTCGTCAGCGCCATGGCGACGAGCCCGGCGCCGATCATGCGACGCGGCCCGACGACGCGATAGATGCGGCTGGCGGGCTGCGCGATCATCATGACGCCGATCGCCATCGGAAACGTCGTGAGTCCCGACTCGAGCGCCGACAGGCCGCGGACGGCCTGCAGCTCGAGCGTGACGAGGAAGATCATGGACGCCCCGCCGAACATCGTCACGAGCCAGGCGAGGTTGCAGGCACGAAACAACGAGTCGCGATAGATGCGCAGGTCGAGCATGGGCTCGCGCACGCGAAACTCGACGAGCGCGAACGCCGCGAGCAGCGCGATCCCGGCGAGGCCGCCGGCGATGACGCGCTGGTCGTCGAAGCCGCGTTCCCCGGCCTCCGCCAGCGCAAAGACGACGAGCGCGAGTCCGGCGGCGGAGAGGATAAAGCCGAGCGGGTCGAAGCGGCCGGGGTTCGGCTCGCGGTGCTCCCTGATGTACAGCGCGGTGATCAGCAGCGCGACGACCCCGATGGGCACGTTGACGAGGA
The sequence above is a segment of the Dehalococcoidia bacterium genome. Coding sequences within it:
- a CDS encoding MDR family MFS transporter produces the protein MLARIDHKYIVAIVGVFSIFMELIDTTIVNVAIPTLASEFEVDSASVIQWVITGYLLSLAVFIPVSGWAGDRFGTKRVFMFAVATFTLASLLCAFAWNVETIIAFRVLQGVGGGMLSPVAFAMVWRAFPPEERSKAAGIMVVPAAAAPASGPVVGGLLIDYVSWEWIFLVNVPIGVVALLITALYIREHREPNPGRFDPLGFILSAAGLALVVFALAEAGERGFDDQRVIAGGLAGIALLAAFALVEFRVREPMLDLRIYRDSLFRACNLAWLVTMFGGASMIFLVTLELQAVRGLSALESGLTTFPMAIGVMMIAQPASRIYRVVGPRRMIGAGLVAMALTTLALMYVELDTNLWTIRALMLVRGLGFGFVLVPLQAATYATVSASDTGRATALYNAASQVASSFGVAIGATALTSRLSDHGAVLGPATPAPAISAFHDVFLLIGLLSLVGVFVALLINDRAAAPTMAPTKVTEVPEAEQRDVAPAPRP